One Gemmatimonadaceae bacterium genomic window carries:
- the rpmA gene encoding 50S ribosomal protein L27 encodes MAHKKGVGSSRNGRDSNPKYRGIKKYGGERVSAGNIIVRQCGTKWHPGNNVGLGTDFTIFALIDGVVKFEHKSRARYKVSVYPATGDASVA; translated from the coding sequence ATGGCACACAAGAAAGGCGTCGGCTCCTCGAGAAACGGCCGAGATTCCAATCCGAAGTACCGCGGCATCAAGAAGTACGGTGGCGAGCGCGTGAGCGCGGGGAACATCATCGTGCGGCAGTGCGGCACGAAGTGGCATCCCGGCAACAACGTCGGCCTCGGCACTGACTTCACGATCTTTGCGCTCATCGACGGCGTGGTGAAGTTCGAGCACAAGAGCCGGGCGCGGTACAAGGTTAGCGTATATCCCGCCACGGGCGACGCGTCGGTAGCGTAG
- the rplU gene encoding 50S ribosomal protein L21: MAYAIIRTGGKQFRVEPGRTYKIPSLEGEAGGAIEFNDVLLGNDGKAVKTGVPALKGASVTGEIVRHGRGEKIVVFKQKRRKNYARKRGHRQGFTEVRINAISLG, encoded by the coding sequence ATGGCCTACGCAATCATCAGAACCGGCGGCAAGCAGTTCCGTGTCGAACCCGGCCGCACCTACAAGATCCCCTCCCTCGAAGGCGAGGCGGGGGGCGCGATCGAATTCAACGACGTCCTTCTCGGTAACGACGGGAAGGCGGTGAAGACCGGCGTTCCTGCGCTCAAGGGCGCGAGCGTCACTGGCGAGATCGTTCGACACGGTCGCGGCGAGAAGATCGTCGTGTTCAAGCAGAAGCGCCGAAAGAACTACGCGCGCAAGCGCGGTCATCGTCAGGGATTCACCGAAGTTCGCATCAACGCCATCTCGCTCGGCTAG
- a CDS encoding four helix bundle protein yields MTERVRSFKDLRVWQQALILVDACYSITKRFPSDERFGLVSQIRRSAVSIPTNIAEGHGRTGAREYLRFLSIARGSLRELETLLLIACRQELLATATQVELLRQIDDIARMLHGLTRRIAASTRSGTPTVSNRPPSPPVSRDPETGDR; encoded by the coding sequence ATGACGGAGCGAGTGAGATCGTTCAAGGATTTGCGGGTGTGGCAGCAGGCACTGATCCTCGTCGACGCCTGCTATTCAATCACCAAGCGCTTCCCGAGTGATGAGCGGTTCGGGTTAGTCAGCCAGATCAGGCGCTCGGCCGTATCCATACCGACGAACATCGCCGAGGGACACGGGCGAACTGGCGCCCGCGAGTATCTCCGATTTCTGTCGATCGCTCGCGGCTCACTCCGCGAACTCGAGACGCTGTTACTCATCGCTTGCAGACAGGAGTTGCTCGCGACTGCCACACAGGTTGAGCTTCTCCGGCAAATCGACGATATCGCGCGGATGCTTCACGGGCTGACGCGCCGAATCGCGGCATCGACGCGCTCTGGAACGCCGACCGTCTCCAATCGACCGCCATCTCCGCCTGTTTCGCGCGATCCGGAAACCGGTGACCGGTGA